One window from the genome of Amaranthus tricolor cultivar Red isolate AtriRed21 chromosome 9, ASM2621246v1, whole genome shotgun sequence encodes:
- the LOC130824156 gene encoding cysteine proteinase inhibitor 1-like, giving the protein MTIHRILLAFFFLSLIYVACGEKSYNVVTLVGNYNPIKDVNDQYFQEIAKYAVSEHNKESKDNLKFVKIIKGETQVSVGRNYRLTIATDDSKKYEVVVYDQPWQRYRKLSSFKSV; this is encoded by the coding sequence atgaCAATTCATCGCATCTTATTGGCGTTCTTTTTTCTCTCCCTAATTTACGTCGCATGCGGCGAGAAATCATACAATGTAGTCACCCTTGTCGGAAACTACAATCCAATCAAGGATGTGAATGATCAATATTTTCAAGAAATAGCAAAATATGCAGTTTCAGAACACAATAAAGAATCAAAAGATAACCTTAAATTTGTCAAAATTATTAAAGGTGAAACCCAGGTTTCTGTTGGCAGAAATTATCGTCTTACGATTGCTACCGATGATTCTAAAAAGTATGAAGTTGTTGTTTATGATCAACCATGGCAGCGTTATAGGAAACTTTCTTCTTTCAAATCTGTTTAG
- the LOC130824183 gene encoding F-box protein CPR1-like isoform X1 produces the protein MTELMDLPIDLMIDILLRLSAKPLMQFKSICKLWYYIISAPQFADLHLAQTLAQSNPNLRFVFSAPHLSIAEFDTFDRITELNNPFRNQGFAHVVGSCHGLICLCNYDLHLTILLYNPTTQTHKKLPFLPKPSTLSHRYSFGFGYDDISRDYKFVRILQSDEGTGPFKSQVMVYSLKMDSWLRAPDVPRPFSSCREDGVLVNGNLHWIHESFNGKEKDYSIVGFSLVDHSFIEVPQPTFEEEFINLRVGMLDACLCLMVNDLDYSDIWIMKEYGVVESWTRLFKVKQTKQHLFLEWPIAYSLNRQSLFLQLNTWRVVSLNLQTMGVKDVKVCDFPRCFDTQVCIENLIMLKDSGSATLETDYLQEKKRRRRRKQLRHQRNNSVDEIMDDNREN, from the exons ATGACGGAATTAATGGACCTTCCTATTGATTTAATGATTGATATACTCTTAAGATTGTCCGCAAAACCCTTGATGCAATTCAAGAGTATTTGTAAATTATGGTATTACATAATTAGTGCCCCTCAATTTGCTGACCTTCATCTTGCTCAAACCCTAGCTCAATCCAATCCGAATCTTCGCTTTGTTTTTTCAGCTCCCCATCTTTCTATAGCTGAATTTGATACTTTCGATCGAATTACTGAGCTCAATAACCCATTTCGGAATCAGGGTTTTGCTCATGTGGTGGGTTCTTGTCATGGATTGATTTGCTTATGTAATTATGATTTACACCTTACTATACTCTTGTACAATCCCACGACTCAAACTCACAAAAAACTCCCCTTTTTGCCTAAACCGTCGACCTTATCTCACCGGTACTCATTTGGGTTTGGCTACGATGATATTTCGAGGGATTACAAGTTTGTTAGGATTCTCCAATCCGATGAGGGGACAGGTCCTTTTAAGAGCCAAGTCATGGTTTATAGCTTAAAAATGGACTCATGGTTAAGGGCTCCAGATGTACCGCGGCCATTTTCTTCTTGTCGTGAAGACGGTGTCCTTGTGAACGGAAATTTGCATTGGATACATGAAAGTTTTAATGGGAAAGAAAAGGATTATTCGATTGTTGGGTTTAGTCTAGTGGACCATAGTTTCATTGAGGTTCCGCAGCCTACATTTGAGGAAGAGTTCATTAACTTGCGTGTAGGAATGCTTGATGCGTGTTTATGTCTCATGGTGAATGACTTGGATTACTCAGATATATGGATCATGAAGGAGTATGGTGTAGTAGAGTCATGGACTAGGCTGTTCAAAGTTAAGCAAACAAAGCAACACTTGTTTCTCGAGTGGCCTATTGCTTATTCATTAAATAGACAGAGCCTGTTTCTGCAGCTTAACACTTGGAGGGTTGTATCACTCAACTTGCAAACCATGGGGGTCAAAGATGTTAAAGTCTGTGACTTTCCGAGATGTTTTGACACACAAGTATGTATAGAGAACCTTATAATGCTCAAGGATTCTGGCAGTGCAACTTTGGAGACTGATTATCTGCAGGAAAAGAAAAGGAGGCGAAGGAGGAAACAGTTGCGTCATCAAAGAAATAATAG TGTTGATGAAATCATGGATGACAATAGGGAAAATTAA
- the LOC130824183 gene encoding F-box protein CPR1-like isoform X2, with amino-acid sequence MTELMDLPIDLMIDILLRLSAKPLMQFKSICKLWYYIISAPQFADLHLAQTLAQSNPNLRFVFSAPHLSIAEFDTFDRITELNNPFRNQGFAHVVGSCHGLICLCNYDLHLTILLYNPTTQTHKKLPFLPKPSTLSHRYSFGFGYDDISRDYKFVRILQSDEGTGPFKSQVMVYSLKMDSWLRAPDVPRPFSSCREDGVLVNGNLHWIHESFNGKEKDYSIVGFSLVDHSFIEVPQPTFEEEFINLRVGMLDACLCLMVNDLDYSDIWIMKEYGVVESWTRLFKVKQTKQHLFLEWPIAYSLNRQSLFLQLNTWRVVSLNLQTMGVKDVKVCDFPRCFDTQVCIENLIMLKDSGSATLETDYLQEKKRRRRRKQLRHQRNNREEC; translated from the exons ATGACGGAATTAATGGACCTTCCTATTGATTTAATGATTGATATACTCTTAAGATTGTCCGCAAAACCCTTGATGCAATTCAAGAGTATTTGTAAATTATGGTATTACATAATTAGTGCCCCTCAATTTGCTGACCTTCATCTTGCTCAAACCCTAGCTCAATCCAATCCGAATCTTCGCTTTGTTTTTTCAGCTCCCCATCTTTCTATAGCTGAATTTGATACTTTCGATCGAATTACTGAGCTCAATAACCCATTTCGGAATCAGGGTTTTGCTCATGTGGTGGGTTCTTGTCATGGATTGATTTGCTTATGTAATTATGATTTACACCTTACTATACTCTTGTACAATCCCACGACTCAAACTCACAAAAAACTCCCCTTTTTGCCTAAACCGTCGACCTTATCTCACCGGTACTCATTTGGGTTTGGCTACGATGATATTTCGAGGGATTACAAGTTTGTTAGGATTCTCCAATCCGATGAGGGGACAGGTCCTTTTAAGAGCCAAGTCATGGTTTATAGCTTAAAAATGGACTCATGGTTAAGGGCTCCAGATGTACCGCGGCCATTTTCTTCTTGTCGTGAAGACGGTGTCCTTGTGAACGGAAATTTGCATTGGATACATGAAAGTTTTAATGGGAAAGAAAAGGATTATTCGATTGTTGGGTTTAGTCTAGTGGACCATAGTTTCATTGAGGTTCCGCAGCCTACATTTGAGGAAGAGTTCATTAACTTGCGTGTAGGAATGCTTGATGCGTGTTTATGTCTCATGGTGAATGACTTGGATTACTCAGATATATGGATCATGAAGGAGTATGGTGTAGTAGAGTCATGGACTAGGCTGTTCAAAGTTAAGCAAACAAAGCAACACTTGTTTCTCGAGTGGCCTATTGCTTATTCATTAAATAGACAGAGCCTGTTTCTGCAGCTTAACACTTGGAGGGTTGTATCACTCAACTTGCAAACCATGGGGGTCAAAGATGTTAAAGTCTGTGACTTTCCGAGATGTTTTGACACACAAGTATGTATAGAGAACCTTATAATGCTCAAGGATTCTGGCAGTGCAACTTTGGAGACTGATTATCTGCAGGAAAAGAAAAGGAGGCGAAGGAGGAAACAGTTGCGTCATCAAAGAAATAATAG GGAGGAATGCTAA